The Sphingobium sp. JS3065 genome includes a region encoding these proteins:
- a CDS encoding amylo-alpha-1,6-glucosidase, with product MASQLQPENPNPSAPNANPENIRPENINPGQALSQAQTQFFIPATASLHERRPRTLKHGDSFAVFDHSGDAIAGPGSPEGLYHRDTRHLSHLYLTINDTRPILLSSGLRDDNAMLTCDLTNPDFTGGDDRITVEHDLIHLRRTRFLWEGAVHERITIRNFDTEIRTVEVNIGFAADFADLFEIRGMTRLRRGTLREPVVGADAVLLGYDGRDDKRRETLLRFEPVPQALTDSQARFQVTVPPGERRTLYLHICCQPQDRPVGTLSKYFLKSLRESMQALKQARARGAAVRSSNPLFNEVARRSVADITMLSTDTDYGPYPYAGIPWFSTVFGRDAIITALETLWTDPAIGRGVLGYLAAHQATEFDAAADAEPGKILHEVRNGEMAELGEVPFRHYYGSIDSTPLFVMLAGAYLERTGDSAFIASILPNIQAALTWIDEHGDRDGDGFVEYGRFTDQGLVNQGWKDSHDSVFHADGSIARGPIALAEVQAYVYGAWRAAEAIFVTLGDPDKTLNYHMRAEDLRERFDAAFFDAGIGTYVLALDGEKKPCRVRSSNAGHVLFTGLAKEERADMVVHALMAPASFSGWGVRTIASTEARYNPMSYHNGSIWPHDNALIAAGFSRYGYRAQAAQIFEGLFAAATYVDLMRLPELFCGFPRRRAQGPTFYPVACSPQAWSAAAPLSLIQSSLGLGFDVAGAEISLREPALPRFIDQLTLYGLRLGEATVDIAFDRMGDKVVVKPLDRKGRARVVTIA from the coding sequence ATGGCTAGCCAGTTGCAGCCGGAAAATCCGAACCCTTCCGCCCCGAACGCCAATCCCGAAAATATCAGGCCCGAAAATATCAATCCAGGCCAGGCCCTGTCGCAGGCGCAGACCCAGTTCTTCATTCCGGCCACGGCGTCGTTGCATGAGCGGCGCCCGCGAACGCTGAAACATGGGGACAGTTTCGCCGTCTTCGACCATAGCGGCGACGCGATAGCCGGACCGGGCAGTCCGGAGGGGCTGTATCACCGCGACACGCGGCATTTGTCGCATCTCTACCTTACCATCAACGACACCAGGCCGATCCTGCTGAGTTCCGGGCTGCGCGACGACAATGCGATGCTGACCTGCGACCTCACCAATCCCGATTTCACCGGAGGGGACGACCGGATCACGGTGGAGCATGACCTGATCCACCTGCGCCGCACCCGTTTCCTGTGGGAAGGGGCGGTGCATGAACGGATCACCATCCGCAATTTCGACACTGAAATCCGGACGGTCGAGGTGAATATCGGCTTTGCCGCCGATTTCGCGGACCTTTTCGAGATACGGGGCATGACGCGGCTGCGCCGGGGCACCTTGCGGGAGCCGGTGGTCGGCGCGGACGCCGTGCTGCTGGGCTATGACGGGCGGGACGACAAGCGGCGCGAGACGCTGCTGCGCTTTGAGCCTGTTCCCCAGGCATTGACCGACAGCCAGGCGCGGTTCCAGGTGACCGTGCCGCCGGGCGAGCGGCGCACGCTCTATCTGCATATCTGCTGCCAACCCCAAGATCGGCCTGTCGGTACCCTGTCCAAATATTTCCTCAAGTCGCTGCGGGAATCGATGCAGGCGCTCAAGCAGGCGCGGGCGCGCGGAGCAGCGGTGCGATCCTCCAACCCGCTGTTCAACGAAGTGGCGCGGCGGTCCGTGGCGGACATCACCATGTTGTCGACCGACACCGACTATGGCCCCTATCCCTATGCGGGCATTCCCTGGTTCAGCACCGTGTTCGGGCGCGACGCGATCATCACCGCATTGGAGACCCTATGGACGGACCCGGCGATCGGCCGGGGCGTGCTGGGCTATCTGGCCGCGCATCAGGCAACCGAGTTCGACGCCGCCGCCGACGCGGAACCGGGCAAGATCCTGCATGAGGTGCGTAACGGCGAAATGGCGGAACTGGGCGAAGTGCCCTTCCGCCATTATTATGGCAGCATCGATTCCACGCCCTTGTTCGTGATGCTGGCGGGCGCCTATCTGGAGCGGACGGGCGACAGCGCCTTCATCGCCTCCATCCTGCCGAACATCCAGGCCGCTTTGACGTGGATAGACGAACATGGCGACCGCGACGGCGACGGCTTCGTCGAATATGGGCGCTTCACCGATCAGGGGCTGGTCAATCAGGGCTGGAAGGACAGCCATGATTCCGTCTTCCACGCCGACGGCAGCATCGCGCGCGGACCCATCGCGCTCGCGGAAGTGCAGGCCTATGTCTATGGCGCCTGGAGGGCGGCGGAGGCGATCTTCGTCACGCTGGGCGATCCGGACAAGACCCTGAACTACCACATGCGGGCGGAGGATTTGCGGGAGCGGTTCGACGCCGCCTTTTTCGATGCCGGGATCGGCACCTATGTACTGGCGCTGGATGGGGAGAAAAAGCCCTGCCGCGTGCGTTCCTCCAACGCCGGGCACGTGCTGTTCACGGGGCTTGCCAAGGAAGAACGGGCGGACATGGTGGTGCATGCGCTGATGGCGCCCGCCTCCTTTTCCGGATGGGGCGTCAGGACCATCGCCTCTACCGAGGCGCGTTACAATCCGATGAGCTATCATAACGGGTCCATCTGGCCGCATGACAATGCGCTGATCGCGGCGGGCTTTTCGCGCTACGGTTACCGGGCGCAGGCCGCGCAGATATTTGAGGGGCTGTTCGCGGCGGCCACCTATGTCGACCTGATGCGGCTGCCTGAACTCTTCTGCGGCTTTCCCCGGCGGCGGGCGCAGGGACCGACCTTCTACCCCGTCGCATGCAGCCCGCAGGCCTGGTCGGCCGCCGCGCCCCTGTCGCTGATCCAGTCGAGCCTGGGCCTGGGCTTCGATGTCGCGGGGGCGGAAATTTCGTTGCGCGAACCTGCCCTGCCCCGTTTCATAGACCAACTGACGCTCTATGGGCTGCGCCTGGGGGAGGCAACGGTCGACATCGCCTTCGACCGCATGGGCGACAAGGTGGTGGTGAAGCCGCTCGACCGGAAGGGCCGCGCGCGGGTGGTGACCATTGCCTGA
- a CDS encoding IS630 family transposase (programmed frameshift), whose product MGAGIGLRDDFDAAGLRRLARTTKSTNQGRRLLALAEIYDGRSRSDAARIGGVTLQIVRDWVVRFNARGPDGLLDGKAPGKPSLLNDAQRQVLAEVVESGPIPAIHGVVRWRLIDLARWLHDEFGVSLTETTVGRELKKLGYVKLTARPRHHAQNEYAMEDFKKGFAAELAKIKASLPRDTPIEVWFQDEARIGQKNKITRRWAQRGTRPSAPKDQRTKSAYIFGAICPELGKGAGLVLPFCNTQTMSLHLAEISLAIEPGAHGVLLMDQAGWHMTGKLEVPENISIVPLPPKCPELNPVENIWQFLRDNWLSNRIFTSHDNIIDLCCEAWNRLVDQPWRIMTIGRRKWASGS is encoded by the exons ATGGGTGCAGGGATTGGATTGCGAGATGACTTTGACGCGGCGGGTTTGAGGAGACTGGCACGGACGACGAAAAGCACAAATCAGGGGCGCCGGCTCCTGGCCTTAGCGGAAATATATGATGGCAGGAGCCGCAGCGATGCGGCGCGGATCGGCGGAGTGACGCTGCAGATCGTGCGGGACTGGGTCGTGCGGTTCAATGCTCGAGGTCCAGACGGGCTCCTCGACGGTAAGGCGCCGGGCAAGCCCTCCTTGTTGAATGATGCCCAGCGCCAGGTTCTCGCGGAGGTTGTTGAGAGCGGCCCGATCCCGGCGATCCATGGGGTTGTACGCTGGCGGCTGATTGACCTGGCGCGTTGGCTCCATGACGAGTTCGGCGTGTCTCTGACGGAAACGACCGTGGGACGGGAGCTGAAGAAGCTGGGCTATGTCAAACTGACCGCGCGCCCACGTCACCATGCTCAGAACGAATATGCGATGGAGGACTTCAAAAAA GGCTTCGCAGCCGAGCTGGCAAAGATCAAAGCCTCTCTCCCGCGCGACACGCCTATAGAGGTGTGGTTTCAAGATGAGGCCCGCATCGGGCAGAAAAACAAGATCACCCGCCGCTGGGCCCAGCGAGGCACCCGGCCTTCAGCGCCCAAGGACCAGAGGACCAAATCGGCCTACATCTTCGGCGCTATCTGCCCTGAGCTTGGCAAGGGCGCTGGCCTGGTCCTGCCCTTCTGCAATACCCAGACCATGTCGCTGCACTTGGCGGAGATATCGCTGGCCATCGAACCAGGCGCCCACGGTGTGCTGCTGATGGATCAAGCGGGGTGGCACATGACCGGGAAGCTGGAAGTGCCCGAGAATATCAGCATCGTTCCTCTGCCGCCGAAATGCCCCGAGCTTAACCCTGTGGAAAATATCTGGCAGTTCCTGCGCGACAACTGGCTGTCCAACCGGATCTTCACCTCCCACGACAACATCATCGACCTTTGCTGCGAAGCCTGGAACAGGCTCGTCGATCAGCCGTGGCGCATCATGACGATCGGACGCCGCAAATGGGCGAGTGGGTCGTGA
- a CDS encoding SDR family NAD(P)-dependent oxidoreductase → MTGTALITGATAGIGAASARRFVAAGWKVVVTGRRAERLDALVTELGADKVHAISFDMRDEAAIDAALAALPADFADVDLLINNAGLALGTASAQQADLDQWRQMIDTNVTGLVTITHKLLPRLIERKGAIINLSSVAATYPYAGGNVYGGTKAFVSQFSLGLRSDLHGTGVRVTSIEPGMVETEFTLVRTGSQAASDALYGAANPMTAEDIAEALFWVATQPAHINLNRIELMPVSQSFAGFQVAREGYTNLR, encoded by the coding sequence ATGACAGGAACGGCGCTGATCACCGGAGCGACCGCGGGCATAGGCGCGGCGTCGGCGCGGCGGTTCGTCGCGGCGGGATGGAAGGTGGTGGTCACCGGACGCCGGGCCGAACGGCTGGATGCGCTGGTGACGGAACTGGGCGCGGACAAGGTGCATGCGATCAGCTTCGACATGCGCGACGAAGCGGCCATCGACGCTGCGCTGGCTGCGCTGCCCGCCGATTTTGCCGATGTCGACCTGCTGATCAACAATGCCGGGCTGGCGTTGGGCACAGCGTCGGCGCAGCAGGCCGATCTCGATCAATGGCGCCAGATGATCGACACCAACGTCACCGGACTGGTCACTATCACCCACAAGCTGCTTCCCCGCCTGATCGAACGCAAGGGCGCGATCATCAATTTGAGTTCGGTAGCGGCGACCTATCCCTATGCGGGCGGCAACGTCTATGGCGGGACCAAGGCGTTCGTCAGCCAGTTCTCGCTGGGCCTGCGGTCGGACCTGCACGGCACCGGCGTGCGCGTGACATCGATCGAACCGGGCATGGTAGAGACCGAATTCACGCTTGTCCGCACCGGCAGCCAGGCGGCATCCGACGCGCTTTACGGCGCAGCCAATCCGATGACGGCGGAGGATATCGCGGAAGCCCTGTTCTGGGTCGCCACCCAGCCTGCCCATATCAACCTCAACCGGATCGAATTGATGCCTGTCAGCCAGTCCTTCGCCGGGTTCCAGGTGGCGCGAGAAGGTTATACCAACCTCCGATGA
- a CDS encoding acyl-CoA dehydrogenase family protein produces MDFSHPNERQMMADSLGRYLSHRYPIEERHRISQSAKGWSPQHWAALAEMGVIGALFDENASGFGGDAFDIGVVFERLGQALVVEPFLGTLLAGRVLALAGGQGERLEEIIAGKKIISFASEEPTTRFDLSAISAQAKSRDGAWTVTGIKAVVPHLEAADIIVVSARISGSAGDESGIGLFLVASDAVGVTLRGYPLIDGGRAGELTLQEAPAILLANDALSILEFATAGGILALCWEAIGIMDRLKNDTLEYLRTRKQFGVPIGKFQALQHRMVTVALEIEQARSSAINAAVAFGDDRASRERAMSAAKFTVGRVGTLVAEEAIQMHGGIGMTWELPLSHYAKRLTMIGHQFGDEDYHLERFMNFERLHLTEA; encoded by the coding sequence ATGGATTTTTCCCACCCGAACGAGCGGCAGATGATGGCGGACAGTCTGGGCCGCTATTTGTCGCACCGCTATCCTATCGAGGAACGTCATCGGATTAGCCAGTCTGCCAAGGGCTGGTCGCCGCAGCACTGGGCGGCGCTGGCTGAAATGGGGGTGATCGGCGCCTTGTTCGACGAAAACGCCAGCGGTTTCGGGGGAGACGCCTTCGACATCGGTGTGGTCTTCGAACGATTGGGTCAAGCTCTGGTCGTGGAGCCCTTTCTCGGGACCTTGCTGGCGGGACGTGTTCTTGCGCTTGCAGGGGGGCAAGGCGAGCGTCTTGAGGAGATCATAGCCGGCAAAAAGATTATCAGCTTCGCGTCCGAGGAGCCGACGACCCGATTTGATCTCTCTGCCATTTCAGCACAAGCCAAATCGAGGGACGGTGCCTGGACCGTGACGGGCATCAAAGCCGTTGTCCCGCATTTGGAAGCTGCAGACATCATTGTTGTTTCGGCACGGATCTCCGGTTCGGCTGGCGACGAGAGTGGCATAGGTCTATTCTTGGTCGCCAGCGATGCGGTCGGTGTTACGCTTCGCGGATATCCGCTGATCGACGGTGGGCGAGCGGGTGAGTTGACCCTCCAAGAGGCTCCCGCAATTCTTTTGGCAAATGACGCTCTGTCGATCCTCGAATTTGCCACGGCAGGCGGAATCCTCGCCCTGTGCTGGGAAGCCATCGGCATCATGGATAGGCTGAAGAACGATACACTCGAGTATTTGCGGACGCGCAAGCAGTTTGGGGTGCCGATCGGGAAATTCCAAGCCCTCCAGCATCGCATGGTGACGGTCGCACTCGAGATTGAGCAGGCTCGGTCGTCCGCTATCAATGCTGCCGTCGCCTTTGGTGACGATCGGGCCAGCCGCGAGCGCGCAATGTCGGCTGCCAAGTTCACCGTCGGCAGGGTCGGGACGCTGGTGGCAGAAGAAGCCATTCAGATGCATGGCGGCATCGGAATGACCTGGGAACTGCCATTGTCGCACTACGCCAAACGCCTGACGATGATCGGTCATCAGTTTGGTGATGAAGACTATCATCTCGAACGGTTCATGAATTTTGAGCGGCTGCACCTGACTGAGGCGTAG
- a CDS encoding acyl-CoA dehydrogenase family protein, giving the protein MDTRFSSDDEKFRLEVRAFLRAKLPTKISDKILNWKRLSKKEMEEWHATLHERGWLAPHWPVEYGGPGWSVSQSAIFDEEASLAHAPRLRSMGVAMLGPVLIKFGSEAQKQHWLPRILDGSDWWCQGYSEPGAGSDLASLKCSAVRDGDHYVVNGQKTWATLAQHANMIFCLVRTSSEARKQEGISFLLIDMNTPGVEVRPIHLLNGENEVNEVFFTDVRVPVENLVGEENKGWTYAKYLLTFERTGIAGLGEATAAFLNLKHIAANETKNGRPLAEDVFFGARMARLEIDLANMKTTNLRVLAATGKGAMPVAESSMLKIRGTEIRQEITSLARRAVGPYAQPFIAEVFEDGYNGAPVGPDYAAPVSPQYFNNRKLTIYGGSSEIQREIITKAILGL; this is encoded by the coding sequence ATGGATACAAGGTTTTCCTCTGACGACGAGAAATTCCGTTTGGAGGTTAGAGCATTTTTGCGGGCGAAGCTGCCGACGAAAATCTCTGATAAGATCCTGAACTGGAAGCGTCTCTCAAAGAAAGAGATGGAGGAGTGGCACGCCACTCTTCACGAACGGGGTTGGCTCGCGCCCCATTGGCCTGTTGAATATGGCGGACCCGGATGGAGTGTCAGTCAGAGCGCGATCTTTGATGAAGAGGCGTCTCTGGCCCACGCCCCTCGTCTGCGTTCGATGGGTGTGGCAATGCTCGGGCCTGTCCTTATCAAGTTTGGATCCGAAGCGCAGAAGCAGCACTGGCTGCCGCGCATCCTCGATGGTTCGGACTGGTGGTGCCAGGGATATTCAGAACCCGGTGCGGGATCCGATCTTGCGAGCCTTAAGTGCTCGGCTGTCCGGGATGGTGACCATTATGTGGTAAATGGTCAGAAGACCTGGGCGACCCTGGCCCAGCACGCCAACATGATCTTCTGCCTTGTCAGGACCTCCAGCGAGGCGCGCAAGCAGGAGGGGATTTCGTTTCTTCTTATCGACATGAATACGCCGGGGGTAGAGGTTCGGCCAATACACCTCCTAAATGGCGAAAATGAAGTGAATGAAGTGTTTTTCACGGACGTCAGGGTCCCGGTCGAAAACCTCGTGGGCGAGGAAAACAAAGGCTGGACTTACGCGAAATATCTACTGACTTTCGAGCGAACCGGCATTGCGGGTCTTGGGGAGGCCACCGCCGCCTTCCTTAACCTCAAGCATATCGCGGCCAACGAGACTAAAAATGGTCGCCCGCTAGCGGAGGATGTTTTCTTTGGGGCAAGAATGGCGCGGCTCGAGATCGATCTTGCCAACATGAAGACCACCAATCTGCGTGTTCTCGCCGCGACCGGCAAGGGGGCCATGCCGGTGGCCGAGAGCTCGATGTTGAAGATTCGAGGCACGGAGATCCGGCAGGAGATCACCAGTCTGGCGCGGCGTGCCGTTGGCCCGTATGCGCAGCCATTCATCGCCGAAGTTTTTGAGGATGGATATAATGGAGCACCCGTGGGGCCGGATTACGCCGCTCCTGTTTCCCCTCAATATTTCAACAATCGCAAATTGACGATCTACGGGGGATCAAGCGAAATCCAGCGCGAGATCATCACCAAAGCGATCCTGGGACTTTAA
- a CDS encoding response regulator transcription factor codes for MSPPLILIAEGQQDVRHKVRQSLEESGFRVLTAAAANDIWNAIDNMAVGAVVLDAALRGPDGMDLCRDVRERSNVPIILVGANSSEVDRVVGLELGADDYMTKPYSIRELAARLRAVLRRGRNERALGQHRPAEARFDGWVVDSSRREVIDPDGAQVDLTAAEFSLLLVLLDHSQVVIARQRLMELAGVRDTPSSDRSVDVLVSRLRRKLSHGGRPAPIVTVRGGGYMFSAVVDRR; via the coding sequence ATGAGTCCACCGCTGATATTGATCGCGGAGGGCCAGCAGGACGTGCGCCATAAAGTGCGCCAATCGCTGGAGGAGAGCGGGTTTCGTGTCCTCACCGCCGCCGCCGCGAACGACATCTGGAATGCGATCGACAACATGGCCGTGGGCGCGGTTGTGCTGGACGCCGCGCTGCGCGGGCCGGACGGCATGGATTTGTGCCGTGACGTCCGGGAACGCAGCAACGTGCCGATCATCCTGGTCGGCGCCAACAGCAGCGAGGTCGATCGTGTGGTCGGGCTGGAACTGGGCGCCGACGATTATATGACGAAGCCCTATTCGATCCGCGAGTTGGCCGCCCGGCTGCGCGCTGTGCTGCGCCGTGGCCGCAACGAGCGCGCATTGGGCCAGCACCGCCCGGCGGAGGCGCGTTTCGACGGCTGGGTGGTCGATTCTTCCCGGCGGGAGGTGATCGATCCCGATGGTGCGCAGGTCGACCTGACCGCCGCCGAATTTTCGCTTCTGCTGGTCCTGCTCGACCATTCGCAGGTGGTGATCGCCCGCCAGCGCCTGATGGAACTGGCCGGGGTGCGCGACACGCCGTCCTCCGACCGCAGCGTTGACGTGCTGGTCAGTCGGCTGCGGCGCAAGCTGAGCCATGGCGGACGGCCCGCGCCCATCGTTACGGTGCGGGGCGGCGGATATATGTTCAGCGCCGTGGTCGACCGGCGCTAG
- a CDS encoding glycosyltransferase family 4 protein: MKIAQIAPLAESVPPRLYGGTERIVSYLTEELVRQGHEVTLFASGDSVTRAELVPVTEMALRLNPAVRDPIPYHMMLLDAVRRRADEFDALHFHIDLIHMPLAQDFIGRAVTTLHGRLDLPDLPAFYRAFPDHSLVSISDHQRLPMPPVNWARTIHHGLPADLLQPRTGPSDGYLAFLGRISPEKRPDRAIRIAARAGLPLRIAAKIDAVDQLYWEQEIAPLVERYPNIHYIGEINEAQKAEFLGRASALLFPIDWPEPFGLVMIEAMACATPVVAFRCGSVTEVIDHGVSGFIVESEDDAVDAVRNLHMLDRARVRAAFDARFTAERMAADYVQLYHDLPGARTEAAVLRRLRGEGAELQAVG, from the coding sequence ATGAAAATCGCCCAGATCGCCCCGCTTGCCGAAAGCGTGCCGCCGCGCCTGTATGGCGGCACCGAACGTATCGTATCCTATCTGACCGAAGAACTGGTCCGCCAGGGGCATGAAGTCACGCTGTTCGCCAGCGGCGATTCGGTGACGCGGGCCGAACTGGTCCCGGTGACGGAGATGGCGCTGCGGCTGAACCCCGCGGTGCGCGATCCCATTCCCTATCATATGATGTTGCTGGACGCGGTGCGCCGCCGCGCGGACGAATTCGACGCGCTGCATTTCCACATCGACCTCATCCACATGCCGCTGGCGCAGGATTTCATCGGCCGCGCCGTGACGACGCTGCACGGACGGCTGGATTTGCCCGACCTGCCCGCCTTCTACCGCGCCTTTCCCGATCACAGCCTGGTGTCGATTTCCGACCATCAGCGCCTGCCGATGCCGCCGGTCAACTGGGCCAGGACCATCCATCACGGCCTGCCGGCCGACCTGTTGCAGCCCCGCACCGGTCCCAGCGACGGCTATCTGGCCTTTCTGGGCCGGATTTCCCCCGAAAAGCGGCCCGACCGGGCGATCCGCATCGCCGCGCGTGCAGGATTGCCGCTGCGCATCGCGGCGAAGATCGATGCGGTGGACCAGCTTTATTGGGAACAGGAAATCGCCCCGCTGGTCGAGCGCTACCCCAATATCCACTATATCGGCGAGATCAACGAAGCGCAGAAGGCCGAATTTCTGGGCCGTGCCAGCGCCCTGCTCTTTCCCATCGACTGGCCCGAACCCTTTGGGCTGGTGATGATAGAGGCCATGGCCTGCGCCACGCCGGTCGTCGCCTTCCGCTGCGGATCGGTGACTGAAGTGATCGACCATGGCGTGTCTGGTTTCATCGTCGAAAGCGAGGATGATGCCGTGGACGCCGTCCGCAATCTGCACATGCTCGACCGCGCAAGGGTACGCGCCGCCTTTGACGCACGTTTCACGGCAGAACGGATGGCCGCCGATTATGTACAGCTTTATCACGACCTGCCCGGCGCGCGGACCGAGGCCGCCGTGCTGCGCCGATTGCGCGGAGAAGGCGCCGAACTTCAGGCGGTTGGATAG
- a CDS encoding IS3 family transposase (programmed frameshift) gives MKASKFTDAQKAFVIKQGEEGTPVAEVCRKAGISQATYFNWKKKYAGLLPTEMRRLRELEEENGRLKKIVADLTLDREMLQDIVPPKALRPDRKRELVGGMLADWGVSIRRACKVLPFDTSSYHYKSRRTDPAAIKKRIKAICETHVRYGYRRVYYILRREGWVVNAKKVYRLYRELGLQLRNKTPKRRVKAKLREDRAPAVRHNDVWAMDFVHDQLATGRKLRILTVVDTFSRFSPVIDARFSYRGEDVVATLDRTCRKMGYPKTIRVDNGSEFVSRDMDLWAYQRGVTLDFSRPGKPTDNAFIEAFNSKLRSECVNTHWFLSLEDACEKLDRWRRHYNEERPHSAIGNIPPIMLANPTGDTSPPDPDQAENSRPERSKVG, from the exons ATGAAGGCATCGAAGTTTACGGACGCGCAGAAGGCGTTCGTCATCAAGCAGGGCGAGGAAGGTACACCAGTGGCGGAGGTCTGCCGCAAGGCAGGGATCAGCCAGGCGACGTACTTCAACTGGAAGAAGAAGTACGCGGGGCTGCTGCCCACGGAGATGCGGCGGCTGCGCGAGCTGGAGGAGGAGAATGGCCGCCTCAAGAAGATCGTGGCGGACCTGACGCTCGACCGGGAGATGCTGCAGGATATTGTCC CGCCGAAAGCTCTGAGGCCGGATCGGAAGCGCGAGCTGGTCGGCGGGATGCTGGCGGACTGGGGCGTGTCGATCCGGAGGGCTTGCAAGGTCCTGCCGTTCGACACCTCGAGCTACCACTACAAGTCCCGTCGCACCGATCCGGCCGCGATCAAGAAGCGGATCAAGGCCATCTGCGAGACGCACGTCCGCTATGGTTATCGCCGCGTGTACTACATACTTCGCCGGGAAGGCTGGGTCGTGAACGCCAAAAAGGTCTATAGGCTTTATAGGGAGTTAGGACTGCAGCTGCGCAACAAGACTCCCAAGCGTCGAGTGAAGGCCAAGCTGCGAGAAGATCGCGCTCCGGCAGTCCGGCACAACGATGTGTGGGCCATGGACTTCGTCCATGATCAACTGGCGACGGGACGCAAGCTGCGGATCCTGACGGTGGTCGACACGTTCAGCCGGTTCTCGCCGGTGATCGACGCACGGTTCAGCTACCGCGGAGAGGACGTCGTAGCCACGCTCGATCGGACCTGCCGGAAGATGGGCTATCCGAAGACCATCAGGGTGGACAACGGCAGCGAGTTCGTCTCGCGGGACATGGATCTATGGGCTTACCAAAGGGGTGTGACGCTCGACTTCTCGCGGCCTGGCAAGCCGACGGACAATGCCTTCATCGAAGCGTTCAACAGCAAGCTGCGCAGCGAATGCGTGAACACGCACTGGTTCTTGTCGCTGGAAGACGCTTGCGAAAAGTTGGACCGCTGGCGTAGACACTACAACGAAGAGCGACCGCACAGCGCGATCGGGAATATCCCCCCGATCATGCTGGCAAACCCGACCGGGGACACCAGCCCTCCGGACCCGGACCAGGCGGAAAACTCCAGACCCGAGCGGTCCAAGGTTGGGTAG